Proteins encoded by one window of Amaranthus tricolor cultivar Red isolate AtriRed21 chromosome 4, ASM2621246v1, whole genome shotgun sequence:
- the LOC130811072 gene encoding acetylglutamate kinase, chloroplastic-like: protein MLAAKTPSLNALSFFEKSLKGPNQCIKFTSPFVSVPQPNKIISTRSFPSIKSSLSLDHDKSVNELTPAQTRVDILSESLPYLQKFRGKTIVVKYGGAAMKSESLQASVINDLVLLSCVGIRPIFVHGGGPEINQWLDRIGLKPNFLNGLRVTDASTMEIVTMVLVGKVNKHLVSLINKAGATAVGLSGLDGRLLTARPSPRAAELGFVGEVALVDPTVLRPLVENNHIPVIASVAADENGQSYNINADTVAGELAAALGAEKLILLTDVAGILENKDDPGSLVKEIDITGIRNMVSEGKIAGGMIPKVNCCIRSLAQGVKTASIIDGRVQHSLLLEILTDEGAGTMITG from the coding sequence ATGTTGGCTGCAAAAACTCCCTCACTTAATGCTCTTTCTTTCTTTGAGAAGTCCTTAAAAGGTCCAAATCAGTGCATTAAGTTCACTTCACCTTTTGTTAGTGTCCCTCAGCCAAACAAAATAATTTCAACACGTTCCTTTCCAAGTATTAAATCATCTCTTTCACTAGACCATGATAAATCAGTAAATGAACTTACTCCTGCTCAGACCCGAGTTGATATTCTGTCAGAGTCTCTCCCATATCTACAAAAGTTTCGTGGGAAAACAATCGTTGTTAAATATGGCGGTGCAGCTATGAAATCCGAATCTCTTCAAGCATCAGTAATCAATGACCTTGTGCTTCTCTCATGTGTGGGTATACGCCCTATCTTTGTTCATGGAGGTGGTCCTGAAATCAACCAATGGCTCGACCGCATTGGCCTCAAACCGAACTTTCTCAATGGTCTCCGTGTCACTGATGCATCCACTATGGAGATAGTCACAATGGTTCTTGTTGGCAAGGTCAATAAACATCTAGTGTCTCTCATAAACAAGGCAGGAGCAACTGCTGTTGGCCTCTCTGGTTTGGATGGCCGCCTTCTCACAGCACGACCCTCTCCGAGAGCTGCAGAACTCGGGTTTGTTGGTGAAGTGGCACTTGTGGACCCCACCGTTCTTCGGCCTTTGGTAGAGAATAATCACATTCCTGTCATTGCATCTGTAGCAGCCGATGAGAATGGACAATCCTATAATATCAATGCAGATACTGTAGCAGGGGAATTGGCTGCTGCATTGGGTGCTGAAAAGCTTATCTTATTAACCGATGTAGCAGGGATTTTGGAAAACAAAGATGATCCAGGTAGTTTAGTGAAGGAAATCGACATTACCGGCATAAGGAATATGGTTTCAGAGGGCAAGATTGCTGGTGGGATGATCCCAAAGGTCAATTGTTGCATTAGGTCTCTGGCTCAAGGGGTTAAAACAGCAAGTATAATTGATGGTAGGGTTCAGCATTCATTGCTACTGGAAATTTTGACCGATGAAGGAGCTGGAACCATGATCACTGGCTGA